The DNA segment CCGCGTGTTGCTCCCGGACACGGTCCACCTGCCGGCGCAGGGGCCCGGCAAGCGTGCCGGGCAGCACCGTTCGCCGATCCTTCCGCCCCTTGCCGTCCCGCACGGTGATCTGGCTTTTCTCGAACTCAACGTCCTGTATCCGCAGCCGGCAGCATTCTAGGAGCCGCAGTCCCGCGCCGTACATCAGGGACGCCATGAGCCATGGCAGCCCGTACATCCGATCGATCACGAGGCGGACCTCGCGTTTCGTCATGACCACCGGCACCCGGATGGGGCGTTTCGCCCGCACGATGCCGTCCATCCATGCGAGCTCGATGCCGAGCACCTTCCTGTAGAGGAAGAGGATGGCGCTCAGGGCCTGGTTCTGCGTGGAGGCGCTGACGCGACGGCGAACGGCGAGCCATGAGAGAAAGGCCGTGATCTCCTTCTCCCCCATCGTCTCCGGATGGCGCTTGCCGTGAAAGAGGATGAACCTGCGGATCCAGCCGATGTAACTCTTCTCGGTCCGCCTGCTGTAGTGCTTCGTCCGGATCGCCTCCCGCACCCGGTCGAGCAAGGCCGATCGTCCCATCATCCACCACCCCTCCCAAAGAAAACGCCGGCGGGGGCCCGCCCCCCGCCGGCGCTCGATATATCCACTCGTTTCGGTGCGGTCGCGCTAGTCCTTCAGCACGAAGGTCACCTTCATGTCGACCCGGTACTCGGTGATCCTGCCATCCTTGCAGACGACCTTCTGCCCCTTGACCCACGCGCCCTCGATCTGCTCGAGGGTCTTGCTGGCCCGCGCGATGCCCTCCTTGACGGCATCCTCGAAGCTCTTCGGGGACGAGGCGCTGATCTCGGTCACCTTTGCCACAGACATGACATCCCTCCTGTCTCGTGGGTTTCCGGAAGCGTCGGTACCTCCATAACGCGTTCTGTCTTTCCCGCCGGGCGA comes from the Candidatus Krumholzibacteriota bacterium genome and includes:
- a CDS encoding dodecin domain-containing protein; amino-acid sequence: MSVAKVTEISASSPKSFEDAVKEGIARASKTLEQIEGAWVKGQKVVCKDGRITEYRVDMKVTFVLKD
- a CDS encoding integron integrase — encoded protein: MGRSALLDRVREAIRTKHYSRRTEKSYIGWIRRFILFHGKRHPETMGEKEITAFLSWLAVRRRVSASTQNQALSAILFLYRKVLGIELAWMDGIVRAKRPIRVPVVMTKREVRLVIDRMYGLPWLMASLMYGAGLRLLECCRLRIQDVEFEKSQITVRDGKGRKDRRTVLPGTLAGPLRRQVDRVREQHAVDMIHGCGTVVLPLALDRKYPNASSEPGWQWVFPATRMYVDHDHGVRRRHHIHESVVQRAFKAAVRESGIAKPASCHTLRHSFATHLLEDGYDIRTIQELLGHKDVSTTMIYTHVLNKGGRAVRSPLDAMQENKDERRQ